Proteins encoded in a region of the Marinobacter arenosus genome:
- a CDS encoding EVE domain-containing protein, with translation MAKWLVKTEPSECSIDDFAKAPDKSIPWDGVRNYQARNFLAEMAEGDEVFIYHSSCKRIGIAGIVEVVRGAYPDPTQFVPESPYYDAKSSKEKPRWQAVDMRYVDSLPRLIPLDELKSVPALAELPLVRKGSRLSVMPVSEEQWTIIRGLVG, from the coding sequence ATGGCTAAGTGGCTGGTCAAGACCGAACCTTCCGAGTGCAGTATCGACGATTTCGCCAAGGCGCCGGACAAATCCATTCCGTGGGACGGCGTGCGCAACTATCAGGCACGGAATTTCCTGGCGGAGATGGCCGAGGGCGATGAGGTGTTTATCTACCATTCCAGCTGCAAACGCATTGGCATCGCCGGAATCGTGGAAGTGGTCAGAGGCGCCTACCCGGACCCGACTCAGTTTGTTCCCGAATCGCCCTACTACGACGCCAAAAGTTCAAAGGAGAAGCCGCGTTGGCAGGCAGTGGATATGAGGTATGTCGATTCCCTGCCACGCCTGATTCCACTGGACGAACTGAAATCGGTGCCGGCACTGGCCGAACTGCCCCTCGTCAGGAAGGGCAGCCGGCTCTCCGTCATGCCCGTCAGCGAGGAGCAATGGACTATCATCCGGGGACTGGTCGGCTAG
- a CDS encoding ion transporter: MSSELSPTSGFELLRRIESSKIFQGVVISIIILSAMTIGAKTYDLPPLAEQGLTVMDNAITVFFLVEILFRFTAAPVKRRFLLDGWNLFDTLVVIGSLIPLDNSDAVLLGRLLRVFRVLRLVSVVPELRFLINSLLKAIPRMGYIALLMFIIFYIYAAMGSMFFSGVDQELWGDVAISMLTLFRVATFEDWTDVMYATMEQYPLSWLYYLTFIFLTAFVFLNMMIGAILEVMGEEQNAQQAQKAHDERDEIARQLKLVQAQLKELTQHISERR, from the coding sequence ATGTCGTCAGAATTAAGCCCCACCTCAGGTTTCGAACTACTGCGCCGCATTGAATCCAGCAAGATATTTCAGGGTGTGGTCATCAGCATCATCATCCTGTCGGCAATGACCATTGGCGCCAAGACCTATGACCTGCCTCCGCTGGCGGAGCAGGGATTGACCGTTATGGACAACGCCATCACGGTGTTTTTCCTGGTCGAGATTCTGTTCCGATTTACCGCCGCCCCGGTTAAGCGGCGATTCCTGCTGGACGGATGGAACCTGTTCGACACCCTCGTGGTCATTGGCAGCCTGATTCCGCTGGATAATTCCGACGCCGTCCTTCTCGGTCGCCTGCTCAGGGTATTCCGCGTACTGCGTCTGGTGTCCGTGGTGCCGGAACTGCGTTTTCTCATCAACTCCCTGCTCAAAGCCATACCGCGAATGGGCTACATCGCGCTGCTGATGTTCATCATTTTTTACATCTACGCCGCCATGGGCTCCATGTTCTTTTCCGGAGTGGACCAGGAGTTGTGGGGAGACGTGGCCATTTCCATGCTGACCCTGTTCCGGGTGGCCACTTTCGAGGACTGGACCGATGTGATGTACGCCACCATGGAGCAATACCCATTAAGCTGGCTGTACTACCTCACGTTCATCTTCCTGACCGCATTCGTGTTCCTGAACATGATGATCGGCGCAATTCTGGAGGTAATGGGCGAGGAACAGAATGCCCAGCAGGCCCAAAAGGCCCATGACGAGCGGGATGAAATTGCCCGCCAGCTCAAGTTGGTACAAGCCCAGCTAAAGGAGCTGACGCAGCATATATCGGAGCGGCGCTGA
- a CDS encoding SirB2 family protein, giving the protein MNAYLILKHLHVVTACITVALFSVRLLMDLVDRPGWRQTPLRWIPHANDTILLSAAIGLVIVTPWMPLVHGWLTGKIILLVGYIVAGAFALKLTLSKRARVVAAILALVQVAGIFHLALFKPAIG; this is encoded by the coding sequence ATGAATGCGTACCTGATTCTCAAGCATCTGCACGTGGTCACCGCCTGTATTACGGTTGCCCTGTTTTCCGTCCGGTTACTGATGGACCTTGTCGACCGTCCCGGTTGGCGCCAGACGCCATTGCGATGGATTCCCCATGCCAACGACACCATCCTGCTGTCGGCGGCGATTGGCCTTGTGATCGTGACCCCCTGGATGCCGCTGGTTCACGGTTGGCTCACGGGTAAGATCATCCTGCTGGTCGGTTACATTGTGGCTGGAGCCTTTGCGCTGAAACTCACGCTCAGCAAGCGGGCGCGGGTGGTGGCCGCCATCCTGGCCCTGGTGCAGGTGGCGGGGATCTTCCATCTGGCGCTGTTCAAACCGGCTATTGGCTGA
- a CDS encoding NnrS family protein yields MKAISTSGAMEAAGIRQLFSYPFRIFFLSMTILALLVIPVWVMQVTGAISLPLALPGLFWHQHEMLFGFLSAAIAGFLLTAVCVWTQTPRTHGVRLVALWSVWLAGRLLLAFGADLPDWLVHTVNLAFLPLVMLDAGWRIWHARQRRQLLILVVLGLLWLMQVGFVLKLEMTYSYGALIMAMALISIIGGRITPAFSSGWLRQQGLDPSVVRVVPALDLTSLASMIVLMVALVLGWQTVSGILAIVAATLMTVRLAGWKGWTTRREPLLWILHLSILWVPVALALLAGALLADWPSNAWTHAAGAGAISCLILGVVARVSLGHTGRPLVLPGGMVLAFVAIHLAAAIRVLTALAVIPWHPGIGTSTLLWLVAFGIFLVRYTGILASPRPDGKEG; encoded by the coding sequence ATGAAGGCCATTTCCACCTCAGGTGCCATGGAAGCCGCGGGCATTCGCCAGCTCTTCAGTTACCCGTTTCGTATCTTCTTTCTGTCCATGACCATCCTGGCCCTGTTGGTGATCCCGGTGTGGGTAATGCAAGTCACCGGCGCGATCAGCCTGCCGCTGGCGCTACCGGGCCTGTTTTGGCATCAGCACGAGATGCTGTTCGGTTTCCTGTCCGCTGCCATTGCCGGGTTTCTGCTCACTGCGGTTTGCGTCTGGACCCAGACGCCCCGTACTCATGGCGTAAGACTCGTTGCCTTGTGGAGTGTCTGGCTTGCTGGCCGGCTGCTGCTGGCCTTTGGCGCAGACCTGCCCGACTGGCTGGTGCATACCGTGAATCTGGCGTTCCTGCCGCTGGTGATGCTGGATGCGGGCTGGCGCATCTGGCACGCACGCCAACGACGCCAGCTACTGATCCTGGTGGTCCTCGGGCTGTTGTGGTTGATGCAGGTCGGGTTCGTACTCAAGCTGGAGATGACCTATAGCTATGGGGCGCTGATTATGGCCATGGCGCTGATCAGCATCATCGGCGGTCGTATCACACCGGCCTTTTCCTCCGGCTGGCTGCGCCAGCAAGGCCTGGATCCGTCTGTCGTCCGCGTGGTGCCGGCCCTGGACCTGACCTCACTGGCTTCGATGATTGTGCTGATGGTCGCTCTGGTTCTGGGCTGGCAAACCGTCAGTGGCATACTCGCCATCGTCGCGGCAACCCTGATGACGGTTCGGCTTGCCGGCTGGAAGGGCTGGACCACCCGCCGGGAGCCGTTGCTGTGGATCCTGCACCTGTCGATTCTCTGGGTTCCTGTGGCCCTGGCGTTGCTGGCCGGCGCCCTGCTTGCGGACTGGCCCTCCAACGCCTGGACCCACGCCGCTGGCGCCGGCGCAATCAGTTGCCTCATTCTGGGCGTGGTTGCCCGGGTCTCCCTGGGTCACACCGGCCGGCCCCTGGTTCTGCCCGGAGGGATGGTTCTGGCGTTCGTAGCCATTCACCTCGCTGCCGCGATCCGCGTTCTGACAGCGCTTGCGGTTATTCCATGGCATCCGGGCATCGGCACCAGCACACTGCTTTGGCTAGTGGCGTTCGGCATCTTCCTGGTGCGCTACACGGGGATCCTGGCCTCGCCACGGCCCGACGGGAAAGAAGGCTAG
- the fabA gene encoding bifunctional 3-hydroxydecanoyl-ACP dehydratase/trans-2-decenoyl-ACP isomerase yields the protein MNPDSFEKEDLIKCGHGQLFTGSMRLPIDEMLMFDRITHIADDDGLYGKGSLVAELDINPDLWFFKVHFVDDPVMPGCLGLDAMWQLVGFFLAWGGGEGKGRALGSGEVKFTGQVLPTAKKVTYHLDLKRVIRRKLTMAIADGRMEVDGREIYTAKDLRVGMFTSTDDF from the coding sequence ATGAATCCAGATAGTTTTGAGAAAGAAGACCTCATCAAGTGCGGGCACGGCCAACTCTTCACGGGTTCCATGCGCTTGCCGATCGATGAAATGCTGATGTTCGACCGCATCACTCACATCGCAGATGATGACGGCCTGTACGGCAAGGGCAGCCTGGTGGCGGAACTGGACATCAACCCGGACCTCTGGTTTTTCAAGGTCCACTTTGTTGATGATCCCGTCATGCCGGGCTGCCTGGGCCTCGACGCCATGTGGCAGCTTGTGGGGTTCTTCCTCGCCTGGGGAGGCGGCGAAGGCAAGGGGCGTGCGCTCGGTTCCGGTGAAGTGAAGTTTACCGGCCAGGTCCTGCCCACTGCCAAGAAGGTCACTTACCATCTGGATCTCAAGCGCGTGATCCGTCGCAAGCTGACCATGGCGATTGCCGATGGCCGGATGGAAGTGGATGGTCGCGAGATTTATACGGCCAAGGACCTTCGGGTCGGCATGTTCACCTCCACCGATGATTTTTAG
- the fabB gene encoding beta-ketoacyl-ACP synthase I codes for MRRVVITGMGIVSSLGTNQKEVTQSLRESRSGIGFSEEARDNGLRSHVCGQINLKLSELIDRKLFRFMCPASGYAYLATREAIEQSGLSEEHIKANSTGAIFGTGGASTVELLDAIDTHRDKGIRRVGPYRVPRTMGSAINASIATAFGITGVNYGITSACATSAHAIGHAADLIALGRQDIMLAGGGEDIHWSLSLLFDAMGALSTKYNDTPELASRTYDKDRDGFVISGGGGTLVLEALEHAEARGATILGELVGFGATSDGADMVAPSGEGAIRCMQQAMKNVEGEISYVNTHGTSTPAGDVTELKALKETFGDRIPPLSSTKPLCGHALGAAGVHEAIYSLIMQREGFIAPSANIQNLDEGAEGYPIVRERMDNQTLDLVMSNSFGFGGTNATLVFRKV; via the coding sequence ATGCGTCGTGTTGTGATCACCGGCATGGGGATTGTCTCCAGCCTTGGCACCAACCAGAAAGAAGTCACCCAGTCCCTGCGGGAATCCCGCTCCGGCATCGGATTCAGCGAGGAGGCCCGGGACAACGGTCTGCGCAGCCATGTTTGCGGCCAGATCAACCTGAAGCTGTCGGAACTGATCGACCGGAAGCTCTTTCGCTTCATGTGTCCGGCATCCGGCTACGCGTACCTGGCCACCCGTGAAGCCATTGAACAGTCCGGGCTGAGCGAAGAGCACATCAAGGCCAATTCCACCGGCGCCATTTTCGGTACCGGCGGCGCGTCGACCGTGGAACTGCTCGACGCCATCGACACCCATCGGGACAAAGGCATTCGCCGGGTTGGCCCATACCGGGTGCCCCGCACCATGGGCAGCGCCATCAACGCGTCCATCGCCACGGCCTTTGGCATCACCGGTGTGAATTACGGCATCACGTCAGCCTGTGCCACCAGTGCCCACGCCATCGGCCATGCCGCCGACCTGATCGCCCTGGGCCGTCAGGACATCATGCTGGCCGGCGGCGGCGAGGACATCCACTGGAGTCTCAGCCTGCTGTTCGATGCCATGGGCGCATTGTCCACCAAGTACAACGACACTCCGGAACTGGCTTCCCGCACCTACGACAAGGATCGGGACGGCTTCGTGATCTCCGGCGGTGGCGGGACACTGGTACTGGAAGCCCTTGAGCATGCGGAAGCCCGCGGCGCGACCATTCTTGGCGAACTGGTCGGATTCGGCGCCACATCCGACGGCGCGGACATGGTCGCCCCCAGTGGCGAAGGGGCTATTCGCTGCATGCAGCAGGCCATGAAGAACGTTGAGGGTGAAATCAGTTACGTGAACACCCACGGCACCAGCACACCCGCCGGTGATGTCACCGAACTGAAAGCCCTGAAAGAAACCTTCGGGGACAGGATTCCTCCGCTGAGCTCAACCAAGCCGCTGTGCGGCCATGCCCTTGGTGCGGCCGGTGTACACGAGGCCATTTACAGCCTGATCATGCAACGTGAAGGCTTTATTGCGCCATCCGCCAATATCCAGAACCTGGATGAAGGGGCCGAAGGCTATCCGATCGTGCGGGAGAGGATGGACAACCAGACCCTCGACCTGGTGATGAGTAACAGCTTTGGCTTCGGCGGAACCAACGCCACGCTGGTGTTCAGGAAAGTCTGA
- a CDS encoding helix-turn-helix transcriptional regulator yields the protein MSSEPLRPEMARVTLSARVSSLISVQLTRGKVGVEAVASQLHMSRYTLHKKLKREGLTFARLLEDVRRKQALTYMQDKTKPLVEIAEQLGFSELSAFSRAFKRWMGTSPAEYRSVRLS from the coding sequence ATGTCATCGGAGCCTCTGAGGCCGGAAATGGCGCGAGTAACCCTGAGTGCCCGGGTAAGCTCGCTGATCAGCGTTCAGCTCACGCGCGGTAAGGTGGGTGTCGAGGCGGTCGCGTCTCAATTGCACATGAGTCGTTATACCCTGCACAAGAAACTGAAGCGGGAGGGACTTACCTTTGCTCGCCTCCTTGAGGATGTACGGCGTAAGCAAGCGCTGACTTATATGCAGGACAAGACCAAGCCGCTGGTGGAGATTGCCGAGCAGCTTGGGTTCTCCGAGTTGAGTGCATTCAGCCGGGCATTCAAACGCTGGATGGGAACGTCCCCGGCTGAATACCGCTCGGTCAGACTTTCCTGA
- the trhP gene encoding prephenate-dependent tRNA uridine(34) hydroxylase TrhP, with protein sequence MNTPELLAPAGTPEHLETAFAYGADAIYAGQPRYSLRVRNNSFKDVAALGAGIERAHALGKSFYLVSNIAPHNNKVRTYLRDLEPVLALQPDALIMSDPGLIMLVREKWPDQPIHLSVQANAVNWATVEFWRRQGISRVILSRELALDEIREIRGRVPGMELEVFVHGALCMAYSGRCLLSGYMNHRDANQGACTNACRWNYKEVRHQQDQNGDLIATTAVQEVTPQEILLEEPNRPGGFVPVYEDEHGTYIMNSKDLRAVQHVSELVNMGVHSLKIEGRTKSTYYVARTTQVYRRAIDDARQGKRFDMGLMDQLEALSNRGYTEGFLRRHPPKEYQSYEQGSSSLGTQQVVGAIKDNDGRWLTIEVKNRFAPGDPLELITPAGNIRFAAAAMETLNGRTVDCAPGSGHTVRIPRPEGTPENLDYSYLTRLLHTEV encoded by the coding sequence ATGAACACGCCCGAACTACTCGCCCCTGCCGGCACCCCGGAACACCTCGAGACCGCTTTCGCCTATGGCGCCGATGCGATCTATGCCGGACAGCCCCGTTACTCCCTTAGGGTACGCAACAACAGTTTCAAAGACGTTGCAGCACTTGGGGCGGGCATCGAGCGAGCTCACGCGCTTGGAAAAAGCTTCTACCTCGTGTCCAACATCGCGCCCCATAACAACAAGGTGCGCACCTACCTGAGGGATCTGGAGCCTGTGCTGGCACTGCAACCGGACGCCCTGATCATGTCCGACCCCGGACTGATCATGCTGGTGCGGGAAAAATGGCCGGATCAGCCTATCCATCTCTCGGTGCAGGCCAACGCCGTCAACTGGGCAACCGTCGAGTTCTGGCGCCGGCAGGGAATCAGCCGCGTCATCCTGTCCCGTGAACTGGCACTCGATGAGATTCGCGAGATCCGGGGGCGGGTGCCCGGGATGGAACTGGAGGTTTTTGTCCATGGTGCCCTGTGCATGGCCTATTCCGGGCGCTGCCTGCTGTCCGGTTATATGAACCACCGGGACGCCAACCAGGGTGCCTGCACCAACGCTTGCCGGTGGAACTACAAGGAGGTTCGGCACCAGCAGGACCAGAATGGCGACTTGATCGCGACCACCGCCGTGCAGGAAGTGACGCCCCAGGAGATCCTGCTGGAAGAACCCAACCGCCCCGGCGGCTTCGTGCCGGTCTACGAGGATGAGCACGGCACCTACATCATGAATTCCAAAGACCTTCGCGCGGTCCAGCACGTGTCGGAGCTGGTCAACATGGGCGTGCACTCCCTGAAGATCGAAGGTCGCACCAAGAGTACCTATTACGTGGCCCGAACCACCCAGGTCTATCGTCGCGCCATCGACGATGCACGGCAGGGCAAACGCTTTGATATGGGGCTGATGGACCAACTGGAAGCCCTGTCGAACCGGGGCTACACTGAAGGCTTTCTCCGCCGGCATCCGCCAAAGGAGTACCAGTCTTACGAGCAGGGCTCATCGTCGCTCGGCACTCAACAGGTTGTCGGTGCCATCAAGGACAACGACGGTCGGTGGCTGACCATTGAGGTCAAAAACCGGTTTGCACCGGGCGACCCGCTGGAGCTGATTACCCCGGCGGGAAATATACGCTTCGCCGCGGCGGCGATGGAGACATTGAACGGGCGCACAGTGGACTGCGCTCCCGGCAGCGGTCACACCGTCCGGATACCCCGGCCCGAAGGAACACCGGAGAACCTGGATTACAGCTACCTGACGCGACTTTTGCACACGGAGGTCTGA
- the sufB gene encoding Fe-S cluster assembly protein SufB, producing MATTDKEVNELIKREYEHGFVTDIEADTFEPGLNEDVIARLSGIKKEPEWMLEWRLKAYRRWLEMQEPDWAHVGYPKIDYNSISYYSAPKRKEDMPQSLDEVDPELLRTYEKLGIPLHEREKLAGVAVDAVFDSVSVATTFKEPLAKAGVIFCSISEAIRDYPELVQKYLGSVVPHGDNFFAGLNSAVFSDGTFVYVPKGVRCPMELSTYFRINAANTGQFERTLIIADEGSYVSYLEGCTAPMRDENQLHAAVVELVALDDAQIKYSTVQNWYPGDEEGKGGIFNFVTKRGACIGKNSKISWTQVETGSAVTWKYPSCILRGENSVGEFYSVALTNNYQQADTGTKMIHLGKNTSSTIISKGISAGKSSNAYRGLVKFGPGAEGARNFTQCDSLLIGDRCGAHTFPYIESKNKSAIVEHEATTSKVSDEQMFLCRQRGIEPEQAVSMIVNGFCKEVFKELPMEFAVEAGKLLEVSLEGSVG from the coding sequence ATGGCGACCACCGACAAAGAGGTGAACGAGCTGATCAAACGGGAATACGAGCACGGTTTCGTCACTGACATCGAAGCCGATACGTTCGAGCCCGGCCTGAATGAAGACGTAATCGCCCGCCTGTCCGGGATCAAGAAAGAGCCGGAATGGATGCTGGAGTGGCGTCTGAAGGCCTATCGTCGCTGGCTCGAGATGCAGGAGCCAGATTGGGCACACGTGGGTTATCCGAAAATCGATTACAACTCGATTTCCTACTATTCCGCGCCCAAGCGCAAAGAAGACATGCCCCAGAGCCTCGACGAAGTGGATCCGGAGCTGCTTAGGACTTACGAAAAACTCGGCATCCCCCTGCACGAACGGGAGAAGCTGGCTGGCGTTGCTGTGGACGCGGTGTTTGATTCGGTGTCCGTTGCCACAACGTTCAAGGAGCCGCTGGCGAAGGCCGGCGTGATTTTCTGCTCCATTTCCGAGGCCATCCGCGACTATCCCGAACTGGTCCAGAAGTACCTCGGGTCGGTTGTGCCCCATGGGGACAACTTCTTCGCTGGCCTGAATTCTGCGGTCTTCTCCGACGGCACGTTTGTTTACGTGCCCAAGGGCGTCCGCTGCCCCATGGAGCTGTCCACCTACTTCCGTATCAACGCCGCCAACACCGGCCAGTTCGAGCGCACCCTGATCATCGCCGATGAAGGCAGTTACGTGAGCTACCTGGAAGGCTGTACCGCGCCCATGCGTGATGAGAACCAGCTGCACGCGGCGGTGGTTGAGCTGGTGGCCCTCGACGACGCCCAGATCAAGTACTCCACGGTCCAGAACTGGTACCCGGGTGACGAGGAAGGCAAAGGCGGCATCTTCAACTTTGTCACCAAGCGCGGAGCCTGCATTGGCAAGAACTCCAAGATTTCCTGGACCCAGGTGGAAACCGGTTCCGCGGTAACGTGGAAGTACCCGAGCTGCATCCTGCGCGGCGAAAACAGCGTGGGAGAGTTCTACTCCGTGGCGCTGACGAATAATTACCAGCAGGCCGACACCGGCACCAAGATGATTCACCTGGGCAAAAACACGTCCAGCACCATCATTTCCAAGGGTATTTCAGCGGGCAAGAGCTCCAACGCCTACCGTGGCCTGGTCAAGTTTGGCCCGGGCGCCGAGGGTGCCCGCAACTTTACCCAGTGCGACTCCCTGCTGATCGGTGACCGCTGCGGCGCCCATACCTTCCCGTACATCGAGAGCAAGAACAAATCGGCGATCGTTGAGCATGAGGCCACCACGTCCAAGGTCAGTGATGAGCAGATGTTCCTGTGCCGTCAGCGCGGGATAGAACCCGAGCAGGCCGTCTCCATGATCGTTAACGGTTTCTGCAAAGAGGTGTTCAAGGAACTCCCGATGGAGTTCGCGGTGGAAGCCGGCAAGCTGCTTGAAGTGAGCCTCGAAGGCTCCGTTGGTTAA
- the sufC gene encoding Fe-S cluster assembly ATPase SufC, translated as MLSIKNLHASVEGKEILKGINLEIKAGEVHAIMGPNGSGKSTLSQVLAGNEAFEVTSGEVTLNGENLLDLETEERAREGIFLAFQYPVEIPGVSNLQFLRTAVNAMRAHKGEPEMNAAEFMKLAKEVSKQVDLDPAFLKRGVNEGFSGGEKKRNEIMQALLLQPKLAILDETDSGLDIDALQVVSNGVNALRAEDRAILMVTHYQRLLNHIVPDHVHVLAGGKIVKSGGRELALELEERGYGWLGIKDEETADSSAN; from the coding sequence ATGCTGAGCATCAAGAACCTGCACGCATCCGTTGAGGGCAAAGAAATCCTCAAGGGTATCAACCTGGAGATCAAGGCCGGGGAAGTACACGCCATCATGGGTCCGAACGGCTCGGGTAAGAGTACCCTGTCCCAGGTGCTGGCAGGCAACGAGGCATTTGAAGTCACCAGCGGTGAGGTCACCCTGAACGGCGAAAACCTCCTGGACCTGGAAACCGAAGAGCGGGCCCGCGAAGGCATTTTCCTGGCGTTCCAGTATCCGGTGGAAATCCCCGGTGTCAGCAACCTTCAGTTCCTGCGCACCGCGGTCAACGCCATGCGCGCCCACAAGGGCGAACCGGAAATGAACGCGGCCGAATTCATGAAGCTGGCGAAGGAAGTCTCGAAACAGGTGGATCTTGACCCGGCCTTCCTCAAGCGCGGCGTCAACGAGGGTTTCTCCGGCGGCGAGAAGAAGCGTAACGAAATCATGCAGGCACTGCTGTTGCAGCCGAAGCTGGCGATTCTGGACGAAACCGACTCCGGCCTCGACATCGATGCCCTGCAGGTCGTATCCAACGGCGTTAACGCGTTGCGGGCCGAAGATCGCGCCATTCTCATGGTCACGCACTACCAGCGCCTGCTTAACCACATCGTGCCGGACCACGTGCACGTTCTGGCCGGCGGCAAAATTGTCAAATCCGGCGGCCGTGAACTGGCGCTGGAGCTGGAAGAGCGCGGCTACGGCTGGCTGGGCATCAAGGATGAAGAAACTGCCGACAGTTCAGCCAACTAA